In the Salvia splendens isolate huo1 chromosome 16, SspV2, whole genome shotgun sequence genome, GTAGGCGacattattttttgtgtttgttattCATGGGTGAACTTAGTATATGCTTATGTCCCTATACTTTTTTTTGTATGACCCAATGTAGCGAACTTGTTGCCTGTCATCTGCTTGTAAGGCCATGGTTTATTGAAGTTTAATGTTAATGCCATGTTATAACAAAATTTACTTTCAATATAGCTTATGTGGTATTTATTTATCAGTTAACTTGAATGGGAACAACTATATAGTTAACAGTGCAATGAATAGGGTCAAGTCAGTTGAAAGATTACAGGCAAATAATTGAAAGATTACAGGCAAATAGATGAAGATTCAAGCACTCATATGTTAAGTCCATCACATAttcattacaaaaaaaaataaatataagtgGGTATAATTATAGGCGCTAAAAATGAGTGCCTCCCTAAAAGGTACCCCATGCTCACGATCACGGCGCCAAATTGTTCCCATACTGCAAATTAAGAAAGCCATGAGGATTAACTTTGCCGCTACTAGGAATTATGAATATGAAAATAGTCGGTGGAAATCGGAAACCATACCCCATTCCACATTGATTCTGCAAGTGTGTCACGCATGTTGGTCCACGCCGGAGTTGGCTCAACAATATCGACAAATTCTATCGCCTGGCCCTTACCCTAGCCGACATCAATGGTTGTTGCATTGTCTAAGTCAATTTCCATTGGGTCATTTTCCATTTCAGACCTAATAAAGTTGTGCAATAAGAAACAAGCTATCATAAGTCTAATTTGGATTTTTGATGGATAGTACGAAGCACTCCTTAATATACCCCAATGCATTTTTAACATTGCAAATGCTCTCTCAATCACATTACGAGCTTTTGTGCGTCTCATGTTGAATATTTCACGCGTATTTTGTGGTGCCTGGGTACCTACACCCCACTCCTTGAGATGATACCTGACCCCCTTGTATGGAGTAAGGAAGCCATCGCTGTTCGCGTAGCCATTGTCGCACAGGTAGTAATTGCCTAATACAAATTAGATGCATCGACTACAAGGCTTGAATAAAACATATTGCAAGCCGAATCAAAGACATATTGAAGTCCGTAGGTATTATCTCTTGGTACTTTTAAACCGTGTTCCCGAGTGACGGCATCACGTAATACATGTGCGTCTCCAGCTGAACCCTCCCATCCACAAAGAACATACACAAATCTCATCATACGATCACATACAACCAATGTATTCGTGCAAATCTGCCCCTTTCTTGATCGATAGTGGGGTTTGTCCTCATTTGGCACATGCATATTAATGTATGTTCCATCCAAAGCTCCAAGGCATCCCTGCAACAACAGTGATGGAAACCAGTTTATCGTCAATACATTTTTGCTTTGAAAAATGCGTGTGttgtcaaaaatcaaagctGTACATAAGGTGTGTACCTTGAACCATTTCCACCTACTATCATCACACTCATCAGACACAGGTTCGGGTGTCACGAGCAGGGTATCATGTAGCTTGAGGACCGCACCGAGCACGGCGTGCACATAACGTGATACAGTATATCCAGACCTCGTAAATTGAAACAGCACTATACGATTTTTTTTGTGATGTGCTAGGATTCCCAAGAACATGGCAACTTGTTCTTCCACACTCACAAAGTTCCCATCCATCAAATCCCCGGTCCCACGAAGAAGAATGCATAATCTCCCGAATGTGTTGCGGTCCATACGCAAGTTATCTACGCAGGCGACGTCGGAGACATTCACGAGCCTATTGAAGTACCTTACTTGGGCAGGGATCCGGGTTAGCCTCTCAAAAGCTGCTCTGATGGTCCTCATATTCCTGCGAGAACGATTCCCCCTCAGACAGAGGAGAGGGAGAACAATAGACAGCAGCTCCATTTGCTGATTGTGTAAGATATCCTCCACCATTTGAATCACAGCTACATTCCTTGACGCTCGATTTGCCATGACCTATATACGAAGAAACAAATATCTTGTTCTCTTCCCAAGCAGATAAATCAAGGTGTTGCAACCAAGTTGTTCAAAAATTAATGGAATTGATTAACAAACAACCAGATTAGGTTATTAGATGCCTAATTGCGCTTCACAAGTCGATTTTGTCATATTGATAATTCTGTCGCGGAAGCTTCACGAAATGACAACCAAGGAGGGGGAAAATCCTTACCCGGATTAATCGAAGCCTCCACCACCAAGTGAGCACAGGTAATTCTCCGTTGTCACCACCAGTAATGTCCCCAAAACCCTCGCCGATGCGCTCACAAATTTGTATGGGGTTCCAAATGCGACAATGAAGAAGGTAAATATGGAACAAAGGGTAAATGGGGTAATTTGGAGGGTAATCCAGGTGCGGAAAACGAGGGCAGTTTTTAATCCATGCAATTTTGGTGGACAATAATCCAGCTAATCTCCTAGTGTAACAGTGGAAATTTCCAGGTCACACGGTTTAAAACCCGGGTCATGCGGACAGTTGGTCCACATTATAAAACGTGGGATCTCTGTGGATTATTTGTCCATATCCATAGAAATCCATGTTAAAAAACGAGCCCTTAGTATACATGTGTCCACCCCTGATCACCTTTATATGGAGCATGTGTTTTTATTCACACCATGTGCGAGCTCTCATGTAATTTTGGTACATCAGTAAATGCATTTTTCGTAGCTAAGAAAGGATGTCCCAAAACGACTAGTACATTTGAGCTTCTCGAATAAATATAAAGGCTTAGATTAAAACTAGAACTCAAACTATGTATACTCTTACTCTATTGTAATCTTGTTTAGCACCAATTGTATATATTCTTACTCTCTAATCTTGTTTAGCACCAATTGTACATGAGGTGGTGAAGTTTTCGATATCCTTGAACTTTGTAGGGATTGTGTCAGTCTCCCAGCTTCTCTTCTTTAGGACCACATTCTTCTGAAACATGACATTATTCGGCATTTGTTGTTGAGCTTCCActagttattaattattattaccTAAGATGTCGGATTTCTTTGGGTTGCAAGAACTCTCGCCCAATGACAAGTCAAAATAGTGTATATTAATAATGTATGCTCAAGTTATATACAtagattaataaataaatataataattctCGAGACCTCGTCCTTgaatattcataaaaaataatttatcctCCTTGAATTATTTTAGTGCTATATCATATCAGTGGTATAGTGCCGATTATTTCAGGTCCACtaaaattgaagtatttaatGGTGTATTGCGTATATTATTGCTGATCTGATCCGAATTTGTTTGTTCTATATAATGTTTGTGTAAGGTTTTGCATCGTTAAGCATACTACCCAGTAGATCGACTTCACCAGGTATGCATTTCTGGGCTTATGTACTCATGAACATCTGCCGACTTTCCTTAACTAGGATTCTTTACCTAAATTCTGGGGATTCTTCCATGCCTTAATCCCAAAGTTAATTTTGACGACGAGCTACCGATTCTATTGTGAAATGGATTTTTATGCTTGgaatggatttttttttacaGAAAACTTGTGAAATTTAAGGAAAACTTAAGGTTGATGTGTGATAGTGTGTGATGCTGAGAAGTTTATTTTAATGTCCTAAATGCGTTGTTACCTTCTTCCTGCTTTTTAATACCCCATAATGTCCTAAATGCTGAGAAGTTTATTTTAAAACTCTTTCCCATCAAAGAAGTGCACAACTCTGCAGAGAGCTTGAAAGTTTGACAACAATATTATGTGCCAGTGCTTCTGTTTGGCAAAAAGAGTTCAATGAATTGTGCTTGTTACCTTCTTCCTGCATTTTAAATATCTGCATTCGATCTTGCTCAGATGTAAATCATATTAACACATAGACATCCTTATCTATTTTTCACACCATTTATGAAGCTATATCCTTGTCTAGCCTATACTACCTCTCTGTACAAACAGAGACAACCAACTATATCTTTCTTGTTGTCTATGCTTATTGTTTATATGAATATTTAAATTTGGTTGTGTGTTGACCATGCTGTGTGTTGAGGTTGCTATTGAGATGTTTCTGTGTTTGATTGCTGGTATTTGGATGTCTTCTTCTATACCGCTAGCTGTTGTGTTTGCTTTTGTTGTTATTGAGATGGCTGTTTGATGCAAATTTGGGATGATCTTTTCTTGCACACGGCAACCATGTTGCCGTTGTTTCTAATTTCGTAACCTGTTCTTATAGGATGGTTAACGATAGATAGAAAAAAGAAAGGAGACGGAGGCCGTTGTCATTATGGTGGAGGACATTGTCCGTACCCAGTAACAGGATTTGCTTGCATTGTTGAACATGGTTCGCGCAATGATTTCTTCGCAGAATAGGGGGATGGGGCGGTCGTGCAGCAGTCGCATACAACATGAAAACAAAAGTCCCACCCAAGTTAAGCGCATGGACCGACTGTTTGGTGTAACTGACAAGGACTGCATCAGCAATCTCAGGATGGACTGCAACGCATTTGGGCGGTTGTGTCGTATCCTCCGAGACATGTCCGGATTAGTAGACCAAAGATATGTCAGCGTCGAGGAGCATGTTGCCATGTTTTTGAGTACCATTGCTCATCACAAGAAAACTCGGATTGTTGGGTTCGACTTCATAAGGTCAGGATATACCGTCAGCCGTTACGTTCACCGGGTCATGCGTGCGGTTATCCATCTACACAGTGTCCTTTTGGTGAAACCAAGTCTGATTGATGATACGTGTGACGATCCACGTTGGAAATGGTTCAAGGTAAACGTAATCCATTAAACAATACGTTTTTGTTGCCATGTTTTTTAAATAAGTTATTTATGAAACTTGAATACGACCGGTGCAGGGATGCCAGTGCACTAGACGGGACATACATTAACGTAGGTGTTAGTATATCTGATGCACCTCGGTATAGGTCACGCAAAGGGCAGATCTCTACGAACACACTTGCAGTGTGTGGCAGGTTCTTACGATTCGTGTACGTCCTACCGGGATGGGAGGGATCATGGCTGATTCCTGCGTTCTCCGTGATGCTGTGACTCGTCCCAACGGACTCAAAGTCACCAGAGGTAATTAGTGTTGATATGTTAGAGATCACCAAAATGAATTCGAACTACTTCATCTcagaatttgaaattttatgtGTTGAGATGTTTGGTCGTCAAGAACATACAGCTAATTATTTATAGATATCTACTGTGCTTATTTTTATCCATATTTTTTGTGTCAGTTTTTATAATCTTTAACAAAATTCGAAAATCATACTATCTGTGTCACCAAAAGTAACAAATTTCCGTTAACAAAATTCCAAAATCATACTATCTGTGTCACCAAAAGTAACAAATTTCCCGTTAACTCTCGTGTAAACACTCTTTTGTTTAATCTTCAATTTATTTGCTTGTGGATTGGTCAACATAATTATATGCAGTTACAAATCCGAGTTAGTGTTCATTGGTGCAACGTTTATACCTTGCAGGATCATATTACTTGTGCGATAACAGCTATGCCAACAGTGAAGGCTTCCTTACAATTTTGAAGGGAGTCAGGTACCATCTTAAGGAATGGGGGCCACAACATCAGAGGCCGACTAGTCCACGAGAACTCTACAACATGCGGCATACCATGGCACGGAATGTCACCGAGCGTGCCTTTGCCATCTTGAAGATGCGGTGGGGAATATTGCGGAGCGCTAGCTTTTACCCCATCCAGACTCAGTCCCGTCTCATCATGGCATGCTTTCTCCTGTCCAGACTTATGAGGTGCATTTTGTTGTGTTTATTTAATTGGTTATCCcctttatttttgttgtttatgtTTAGATTGTGGTGATTAACACACAATACTAGGATAATTGGTTCTCCTTAGAGGATTACTTAATTGGTTATCCCCTTTATTTTTGTGGTGTTTATTCAATTGGCTTTCCTTAGAGGATTAATACACAGTACACTCAGGGACACAAATATTTTAAACAAACTAGGATAACACGATTAACACATACACTGGCGGGAACAACGACCATACAAATGTGCATATTTTGAAGCCACTAACATATCCATCTACTACCTCTTAGACAATACCCATACACAACTTAGCTACACAAATTAACCATGCACAAACAAGATGCAAACACATGAACAAACAACAAACCCCCCGATCCCCCTACACGCATGATGCCCCGCCTTTGTGGACAATCAAGGCTGCATGACGAGAAGGTCCGTCCTTAAGTCTGCACACTCACGATGAAAACAGTCCTACGGGCCTTAACCAACTCGAACTTTAGGATAGTCCCAACCCCAATGTCATTTGCTTTCACAAAGGCGGAGAAACCGTTTGTCACCCGAACCCGCGACTTGTTGACTTTGATAACCACATCCCAAGAATTGCGACCCATCTGGAAAGTGAATTCGTAAGCACCCGGGGGCTTGCGAATGTATGTTTCCCAAAAGGATTTTGGGATTGACTGCACCGCACcaacattttagaaaaaaatgttAGTAGTCATGTCGTTATGTAAATTAAAACACTATAAAAGGGAGTATTCGACCGCGACAACTTACGAGGGCCAAGGACAGGGGGGTACGTTCAATTTTCTTTATGAACATTGGACCGACGGTCTTCGAATACGTCACCCTTTTCCACGATGTAGCACCTAACTTCAAATCGAGGTCCGGGGCTGGGGCGGAGCCTTGGCCAACTTCTGTCTCTACCACGGGAGGTGGCATGTCGTCATCTGCGCCAGGGAGTTCCTCCGCCGGTGGTGCGGGATCCACCAGCTCAACATGGGGCTGTTCAACAGCCTCAACTGCTGCAGCATTACCCTCGCCGTTGTTGACTTCGACTGGCCCTTCGGGTAAAACGGCATGGGTCGCGGCGGCAACCTCTGCTGCGGCAGCATCCCATTCCGCGAAAAGTTTATTAATGTCCTGAGGTTAAGGCCAACACTGGAGCTCTCGACCGATATGTGTCTCACCGACATGTGTGTCGAGGATTGGGATGTGCAATTCTGCAGCAACTTCAATTTCTTCAACCGGTGGCAAATTGTGTGCATCGACCTCTATCAGGGGCTGGCCATCGCCTTCTTCTGCCGTTTGAGGTTCGTCGCCATCTACCATTACCTCTGCATCTTCCACTATGTCAAAGACCTCGGCTGCAGGGTGGGGCATGTTGGCGGCCGCTGCCATCGCAGCTGCGGCTGCATCCTTCTGTGCAAAGAGTTGTTGCATGTACGCAAGGGCGTCGATTCCTTCGACTTCTACATTTGCGACAACTACATCAATGTAAGGttaatttattctcttattttcaTGTAAAATGAGCCGAAAGGATACAGACATCAAATTACAACATACTCTGATCGTCAAAAAACATTAGTTGAGGTCCGTACGCGATGAGGATGACAATGAATAGTCCATCGCTTTGATAGGCGAACATCAACTCGTCACCCGGTTGGAAGTCGACATGTAGTACAAAACTTTCTCACCCTCGGCCGAAACACCATGTGATTCCCTCCAAACACAAGTCGACGAACCAATGAGCTTGGTTCGGAAGGGCTACTCGACAGAAGATTGGGAGGATGACGCCATACACAGAGACTCATGATGCTGGCAGTGGCTGCgttgtggaaaaaaaaaacaacacttCATCGTACACGTCGCAAAAAATAGAATTTGAGCTCATATGATGAATCGAGAGTGCATACCATTCGTGTTCGGTTGATGGGGCCGTGGAATGTGGACACAAATGGGGGTGGCAGCACAGGAACCCCATTGATCGCATTGCAAGAACTAAATGCCcatgaaaaaaaatcagaaaaaaacaAACACCCTAGTCGCTCAAATGAAGTAAGAGACAAGGTATATCACTTGATAAAGTCGCGAGCTTCTCCTGCCATGGCTGGATGGATTGATGCTGTCGATGGGGGAGTGTGAATAAGAGTTAAGAAGCTTTTTTGGTGGAGAAAAGGTGTGAACAAATATGTGCATAACACCCCCTATTTATATTGAAAGCGTTTGGGTAGTGTATTCACTACCATCATCGCAAGCGTTAATGGAAGTAGAAATGTGTCCACATCAAATTAATTGATAACCTACATATATGGGGTGTATATACGAGAGTGTAAATAAGGCCAGGGGGAGAATCATGACAGCACAAGGAGGGTTGCTGATCACAAATTCTCTAAAGCAAGTCATACTCAAGATATGGTATATTGAAATAGAGTTCAGAGGGTATCTTTTGCTAAATCGGGCTGATTGGATGGCAACCTCCAATGGATCCCACAAGGAATAGTAGGAGTCGAATAATGGGAGTGGTTGAGGACGACAGAGTGGAATAATGGGACTCGGTTATTTGCATCTCGCGTGGCGAGCTTCCCACTCGCCACAAAGTTTACCATCGAGTGTTAATGGtgtagaataaaataaacttgTTCCTTCATAACTAGTAGAGTTTTTAAATGCATATTCCTGAGCTTCACACTCGCCACTCTGCATGTTCACATTTATTTGGATATAATTAAGGAAGCACGGCAGTTTGTTGTAATTTTCTGTCCCAGGTGCGAAAAAAAAGGGGCTACAATTCGGATGTAGGCGTCACATTTAAGACAACATCCCACCAATGGAATAAACTCCACAACGGGAAACATATTCCGCTACCAAAATAGATACATACATTAGCATATAATAGCATTCAATAGACCCAACTACTTCGTCAACCAAGTTGGAAAATTGGTTGATGGAGATAAACTTAAACCCTACATATCATACCACCCCATTAAGCATGCAAAAAAAGGGGTGTAAACCCACGCCCATATAGCAACCTAAATCCAGAACACCATCCTTCAAAACCCCTGTTTTTCCTCCAAGATATGGAGTATGTAGTCGTACCTGTCAGTGATTGAGAAACCGATAAATAGGTCCAAACGTTCTGGCTCATTCACGAGAATGTCTAGCGCCATAAACCTGTGCTTCTGCGATAGGAGAGGGATATCGTCAAGCACCTTGCTCTCGACTCACTTTGTACTTAAATCGAAGTCGTAGTCGATGCGAGAGGATAAAGTCCGAAGGCGGTCACTAGTATCCTCATGTATCTTCGTCATCACATCCAACATAGACTCGAAAACATCCTCCGGCTTCCTCTTGCGATTGTTCTTCTTGGCAAAGCTTGGGCTCTTGAAGCTTTTGGTGTCGGTGTCCGTTGGGAGCACATCAGTTATAGCTTCAAAGTTGAGGGCCTCATCGATCTGTGAAGAAGTCGTCAACGGTGTAAGGAGCCATGTATGGCTGTGACTCGTCAGCCACGGATGTGTCATTCCCGTTCAGCAGCTCATCAGTCTGGGTCAAATCCTCTGCCCGCACCCCGTTGCCTCGATCCTTCCCGAATATGGACTTCCAATCCTCCTAGTATGGCCACGACTTGTTGCGCATTGTTTTTGCATTGCTGTCGGCCTACGATTCCAAAAAGGGAGATAAATTTAGGTCACCATAAGAACGACACATATGCAGGTATAAAACATAAGATGTTAAAATCCACCTTCACAATTTGTGCCCATTGCTCATTGTTGCATTCAATCTTGTAGTCGTTGTTCGAGTTGAACCCGACTCCGCTGCGATCAAGTATGGTAGACAGAGCGCCGTACTCACGCTTCCACATTGTGATCTTCGAGTTAATGTGTGGACTCACCTTTAACTCTGTGTCAGGGATCTCGCGCTTCATGACCTGGTACACCCTAGTGGCGTAACCATTGCGGAAGCCATTATCAGATTTCCATCCACCGGCGACTAGATCATGAAGCGCGACCAACAAAGCCTCCTCCTCACGTTTACTCCATGAACGGCGTGTTCGATCGCCCTTCACCTTGTCGGCATGTCCACCACTTGCAACACCTGAAAAAGAACTCATCCTATAACTGTGCGCACACGAACGAACGAAATATAGCAGAATTTGGTAGGGAAAGAGATACAATATACCAGACGGACTTCCCTCGTATGTGAGCTTTCGCTGTCCCTTTGAAGCCATCGAAGAAACTGCAATTGGACGATGACGTTTAGAGTGAAATTGCGATGAAAACCATGTACAGAGGGTGTGCTTATATGGTGGAAAGGTGGAGGATATGTCGGCAAATTGGGTACTAATCCGCGCCAATCTGCAGAATTAGCAAGGACAGTGAAGGGTGTAGGAGTCATTTCCTCCAATAAAGTAGGGACATTTTGGTATTCACaatatttgtaattattttccTTGTACAAGGTCGCTGCCTACCAAATGAAGGATTAATCAATAAAACTTAGTCTACCAAATGAAGGATTAACCCATATTACTTATTTCTAATCGCAGCAAAAAGATTAATCTGATTACTTAGTAAAACCCCATAATAGTTGATTGTTT is a window encoding:
- the LOC121772316 gene encoding uncharacterized protein LOC121772316; its protein translation is MANRASRNVAVIQMVEDILHNQQMELLSIVLPLLCLRGNRSRRNMRTIRAAFERLTRIPAQVRYFNRLVNVSDVACVDNLRMDRNTFGRLCILLRGTGDLMDGNFVSVEEQVAMFLGILAHHKKNRIVLFQFTRSGYTVSRYVHAVLGAVLKLHDTLLVTPEPVSDECDDSRWKWFKGCLGALDGTYINMHVPNEDKPHYRSRKGQICTNTLVVCDRMMRFVYVLCGWEGSAGDAHVLRDAVTREHGLKVPRDNTYGLQYVFDSACNMFYSSLVVDASNLY
- the LOC121772317 gene encoding uncharacterized protein LOC121772317 isoform X2 translates to MASKGQRKLTYEGSPSGVASGGHADKVKGDRTRRSWSKREEEALLVALHDLVAGGWKSDNGFRNGYATRVYQVMKREIPDTELKVSPHINSKITMWKREYGALSTILDRSGVGFNSNNDYKIECNNEQWAQIVKADSNAKTMRNKSWPY
- the LOC121772317 gene encoding uncharacterized protein LOC121772317 isoform X1, producing the protein MASKGQRKLTYEGSPSGILYLFPYQILLYFVRSCAHSYRMSSFSGVASGGHADKVKGDRTRRSWSKREEEALLVALHDLVAGGWKSDNGFRNGYATRVYQVMKREIPDTELKVSPHINSKITMWKREYGALSTILDRSGVGFNSNNDYKIECNNEQWAQIVKADSNAKTMRNKSWPY